The following coding sequences lie in one Glycine max cultivar Williams 82 chromosome 19, Glycine_max_v4.0, whole genome shotgun sequence genomic window:
- the LOC100527164 gene encoding uncharacterized protein LOC100527164 gives MDSNIQDFIDTCNSDNTCNLITNSTTTNLTAASAASSSPASTSITSSSRYENQKRRDWNTFGQYLKNHRPPLSLSRCSGAHVLEFLRYLDQFGKTKVHTPICPFYGHPNPPAPCPCPLRQAWGSLDALIGRLRAAFEENGGKPEANPFGARAVRLYLREVRDLQSKARGISYEKKKRKRPPPQQQPMPIPHHPLPPPGASATH, from the exons ATGGATTCAAATATTCAAGACTTTATAGACACATGTAACTCTGACAACACCTGCAATCTCATCACCAATAGCACCACCACCAACTTAACCGCAGCTAGTGCTGCCTCTTCCTCTCCTGCTTCCACCTCCATCACCAGCAGCAGCCGCTACGAGAACCAGAAGCGCCGTGACTGGAACACCTTCGGTCAATACCTCAAGAACCACCgtccccctctctccctctccagGTGCAGCGGTGCACACGTCCTTGAATTTCTAAG GTACCTGGATCAATTTGGGAAGACCAAAGTGCACACACCGATCTGCCCCTTTTACGGGCACCCGAACCCTCCGGCGCCATGTCCATGTCCTCTTAGGCAAGCTTGGGGGAGCCTTGACGCACTCATAGGGCGTTTGCGTGCAGCTTTTGAGGAGAATGGAGGGAAGCCTGAGGCAAACCCTTTTGGAGCACGAGCTGTGAGACTCTACCTTCGTGAGGTTCGTGATCTGCAGTCCAAAGCCAGAGGAATTAGctatgagaagaagaaaaggaagcgTCCACCACCTCAGCAACAACCCATGCCAATACCCCATCACCCTCTTCCTCCTCCAGGTGCAAGTGCAACTCATTAG